A single Oryza brachyantha chromosome 8, ObraRS2, whole genome shotgun sequence DNA region contains:
- the LOC102703418 gene encoding uncharacterized protein LOC102703418, which produces MDGSDPPAAASDSAGDDEPATAPAPQPERCEALAAAIAGVLGGALQEHEASAAATARSQDELAAAVDRLNGELDKLLENAPSPVIMQQAARISSIRKRVLALNMLLRSIQRRIDNIDRIVSTGVTSDHSSHVQLHSHN; this is translated from the exons ATGGACGGCTCCGatccacccgccgccgcctccgactccgccggcgacgacgagccagcgaccgcgcccgcgccccaGCCGGAGCGGTGCGAGGCTCTGGCCGCGGCCATCGCGGGGGTGCTGGGCGGCGCGCTCCAGGAACACGAGGCGagcgccgcggccaccgctCGGAGCCAggacgagctcgccgccgccgtcgaccggCTCAACGGAG AACTAGACAAGCTATTAGAAAATGCACCCTCTCCGGTTATAATGCAACAAGCCGCAAGGATTTCTTCTATCCGCAAGAGAGTTTTAGCACTGAATATGCTCCTGCGCTCCATACAAAGACGTATAGATAACATCGATAGAATTGTTTCTACTGGTGTAACAAGTG ATCATTCATCACATGTACAGTTACACAGCCATAATTGA
- the LOC102702958 gene encoding probable UDP-arabinose 4-epimerase 3 isoform X2 gives MEYFDARRKPHNAGKVIAALVLTTLCIFVLKQSPGFGGSSVFSRHEPGVTHVLVTGGAGYIGSHASLRLLKDNYRVTIVDNLSRGNMGAVKILQELFPQPGRLQFIYADLGDQKTVNKIFSENAFDAVMHFAAVAYVGESTLEPLRYYHNITSNTLLILEAMASHGVKTLIYSSTCATYGEPEKMPIIETTPQLPINPYGKAKKMAEDIILDFTKGRKDMAVMILRYFNVIGSDPEGRLGEAPRPELREHGRISGACFDAALGIIPGLKVKGTDYPTTDGTCIRDYIDVTDLVDAHVKALNKAEPSKVGIYNVGTGRGRSVKEFVDACKKATGVNIKIEYLSRRPGDYAEVYSDPTKINTELNWTAQYTDLKESLSVAWRWQKSHPHGYGSN, from the exons ATGGAGTATTTTGATGCTAGGCGGAAGCCTCATAATGCTGGGAAAGTTATTGCAGCTTTGGTCCTCACAACACtatgtatatttgttttgaagCAATCTCCTGGTTTTGGTGGCAGTAGTGTG TTTTCGCGCCATGAACCTGGTGTTACTCATGTCTTAGTAACAGGAGGAGCTGGCTATATTGGGTCACATGCTTCATTACGCCTGTTAAAGGACAATTATCGAGTTACAATTGTG gatAATCTTTCTAGAGGAAACATGGGAGCAGTAAAGATTCTCCAAGAGCTGTTCCCGCAGCCAGGCAGACTTCAGTTTATCTATGCTGATCTTGGAGATCAAAAAACT GTCAACAAGATCTTTTCTGAAAATGCATTTGATGCTGTTATGCACTTTGCTGCTGTTGCCTATGTTGGCGAGAGTACATTGGAACCCCTTAG GTACTATCACAATATTACATCGAACACCTTATTGATTCTGGAGGCTATGGCGTCTCATGGAGTCAAGACCCTTATTTACTCTAGTACATGTGCCACTTATGGAGAACCTGAGAAGATGCCTATTATAGAAACCACACCTCAG CTACCAATTAATCCCTATGGTAAAGCTAAGAAAATGGCGGAGGACATCATACTAGATTTCACGAAGGGGAGAAAGGACATGGCTGTGATGATTTTAAG ATATTTCAATGTTATCGGATCAGACCCAGAGGGAAGATTAGGTGAAGCCCCTAGACCTGAACTACGAGAGCATGGAAGGATATCCGGGGCATGCTTTGATGCAGCGTTAGGAATCATTCCAGGATTGAAG GTTAAAGGAACAGATTATCCTACAACTGACGGGACATGCATAAGAGACTACATTGATGTCACAGATCTTGTTGATGCTCATGTGAAAGCACTCAACAAGGCAGAGCCTAGTAAAGTTGGAATTTACAATGTTGGCACTGGAAGAG GTCGTTCGGTTAAGGAGTTTGTGGATGCCTGCAAAAAGGCAACTGGAGTTAACATTAAAATTGAGTACCTCAGCAGGAGGCCAGGAGACTATGCTGAAGTATACAGTGACCCAACAAAGATCAACACAGAACTCAATTGGACCGCTCAATATACCGACCTCAAGGAGAGCCTTTCAGTCGCTTGGAGATGGCAGAAGTCACATCCACACGGATATGGATCAAACTAA
- the LOC102702958 gene encoding probable UDP-arabinose 4-epimerase 3 isoform X1 → MIPLNRRASQTRGGMEYFDARRKPHNAGKVIAALVLTTLCIFVLKQSPGFGGSSVFSRHEPGVTHVLVTGGAGYIGSHASLRLLKDNYRVTIVDNLSRGNMGAVKILQELFPQPGRLQFIYADLGDQKTVNKIFSENAFDAVMHFAAVAYVGESTLEPLRYYHNITSNTLLILEAMASHGVKTLIYSSTCATYGEPEKMPIIETTPQLPINPYGKAKKMAEDIILDFTKGRKDMAVMILRYFNVIGSDPEGRLGEAPRPELREHGRISGACFDAALGIIPGLKVKGTDYPTTDGTCIRDYIDVTDLVDAHVKALNKAEPSKVGIYNVGTGRGRSVKEFVDACKKATGVNIKIEYLSRRPGDYAEVYSDPTKINTELNWTAQYTDLKESLSVAWRWQKSHPHGYGSN, encoded by the exons ATGATTCCGCTAAACAGGAGGGCAAGTCAGACTAGGGGTG GGATGGAGTATTTTGATGCTAGGCGGAAGCCTCATAATGCTGGGAAAGTTATTGCAGCTTTGGTCCTCACAACACtatgtatatttgttttgaagCAATCTCCTGGTTTTGGTGGCAGTAGTGTG TTTTCGCGCCATGAACCTGGTGTTACTCATGTCTTAGTAACAGGAGGAGCTGGCTATATTGGGTCACATGCTTCATTACGCCTGTTAAAGGACAATTATCGAGTTACAATTGTG gatAATCTTTCTAGAGGAAACATGGGAGCAGTAAAGATTCTCCAAGAGCTGTTCCCGCAGCCAGGCAGACTTCAGTTTATCTATGCTGATCTTGGAGATCAAAAAACT GTCAACAAGATCTTTTCTGAAAATGCATTTGATGCTGTTATGCACTTTGCTGCTGTTGCCTATGTTGGCGAGAGTACATTGGAACCCCTTAG GTACTATCACAATATTACATCGAACACCTTATTGATTCTGGAGGCTATGGCGTCTCATGGAGTCAAGACCCTTATTTACTCTAGTACATGTGCCACTTATGGAGAACCTGAGAAGATGCCTATTATAGAAACCACACCTCAG CTACCAATTAATCCCTATGGTAAAGCTAAGAAAATGGCGGAGGACATCATACTAGATTTCACGAAGGGGAGAAAGGACATGGCTGTGATGATTTTAAG ATATTTCAATGTTATCGGATCAGACCCAGAGGGAAGATTAGGTGAAGCCCCTAGACCTGAACTACGAGAGCATGGAAGGATATCCGGGGCATGCTTTGATGCAGCGTTAGGAATCATTCCAGGATTGAAG GTTAAAGGAACAGATTATCCTACAACTGACGGGACATGCATAAGAGACTACATTGATGTCACAGATCTTGTTGATGCTCATGTGAAAGCACTCAACAAGGCAGAGCCTAGTAAAGTTGGAATTTACAATGTTGGCACTGGAAGAG GTCGTTCGGTTAAGGAGTTTGTGGATGCCTGCAAAAAGGCAACTGGAGTTAACATTAAAATTGAGTACCTCAGCAGGAGGCCAGGAGACTATGCTGAAGTATACAGTGACCCAACAAAGATCAACACAGAACTCAATTGGACCGCTCAATATACCGACCTCAAGGAGAGCCTTTCAGTCGCTTGGAGATGGCAGAAGTCACATCCACACGGATATGGATCAAACTAA